The stretch of DNA GATTAAGCATGATCTTCCAAAATTCTATACAGAGGAAGAATTAGAAAAGATCATGCGTGCAGTGCAGTTGGATGATAAGCCCTACTTTGAGCGTCTGCGCAATGAGGTTATGTTTATGGTACTGTTGTTAGTAGGAGTCCGTCGCGGTGAACTTCTGAGCCTAAAAACATCAGATGTGAATTTCGAAACGGCAAGTCTGACAGTACGGGCAATCACTTCAAAAACCCGCACCTCACGTAGCATCCCAATGCCATCAATTCTAACAGGCAAATTACGCGCATATGTTGATGAACGCTCACGATTTGCCCTGGCTACTAGCGATGACTTATGGGTATCCCTCAATACTCGTCAGCGTCTTACGGAGCATGGGTTTAAGCACATTACCGAGCGATTGAGTAGGGTAGTAGGGTTTAATGTCCGTCCACACTCATTCCGTCACTCCTGCGCCACATACGCTTACGCTGCCACACAGGACATTGTGGCGGTCCAGAAGATGCTTGGCCACACGGACATTGGGACTACGATGATCTATACCAACGTATTACCTGAAAACGTACGTAACGCCACTGAAAGTAGCCGGCTCAATGCCTTGTGCATGCCAGCGTAGGGGATCGCAATAAAGATAAAACCGCCGGACTGCAGCCGGCGGTTTTTGTTACTTATTTTTTCTTTTTTGTAACCAACGGATGAGTAAAAAAATCAGAATGAATGGGAGCGCAAGAAAACTTACACCAAATATCATTAGCGCTATAACCACCAGAAATGCCATGACATCAGCAAGAAAGCTTACAATGCCATTGTTGTTGGTTGATGT from Patescibacteria group bacterium encodes:
- a CDS encoding tyrosine-type recombinase/integrase; translation: MKIKFALGQYFGEARGGQLDSIKSLVTIKNSEETWRMFLKKHPVEYLDELTEPLFRSFLHYLEFERKLAPMTIKTYRKNISAFLYWCVRKRYLPENPIKYVKGPKIKHDLPKFYTEEELEKIMRAVQLDDKPYFERLRNEVMFMVLLLVGVRRGELLSLKTSDVNFETASLTVRAITSKTRTSRSIPMPSILTGKLRAYVDERSRFALATSDDLWVSLNTRQRLTEHGFKHITERLSRVVGFNVRPHSFRHSCATYAYAATQDIVAVQKMLGHTDIGTTMIYTNVLPENVRNATESSRLNALCMPA